The sequence acaaaattgcccaaaacgaAATATCCAGTCATCTCACGTGCTCAGCAAAAataaaacttaacctaaaaatgtcaaaaagatctatttGTACTAAGCTGaaatttctggacaaaaatacccctgtagAGGTTTTGCGACCGCGTAATTCTTACCACTATTGCACTCTTGTTTTTGCGGACGTGTAAAACTGACCGTGGTCTGCATTTTTGACTTCTGAATCTGGGCTAAGTTTTGTCTCGCGGGCCGCATAATTTCCATTGCGGTCGCGTAGTAGATTTCTGTGGCCAcataattctaccacggaccgcATTTCTTATTGTTGCTTGAATTGTGAACTCTCTTAGTCTCATTCACCGCAGTCCGCATAATTCCAACTGCGGCCGCGGTGagactttcgcggccgcacatttctggcATGGACCTCGCTCAACATTTAGCCTTAAAATGCACTCTCTGATTCTTCACCTCGCGGATCGCGTATTTGTGATCGCGGGCGCGTTTTGGCTTCCGCGACCGCACAATATTTGTACGGTCCATGGTTCAGGTCTCCTGGCCcagtcttgtttttttttccagattttactcgtttatgagttgattatgcctcttttggctcattttgatCAATTCCTacaagcaagcatattacattagttttCAGGATTACCTTTATGCATTTTAAGCccaaaacgcaagtaaaagagagcaaataatagttaaaatccccacttatcagtaGCCCTTGCAACAGGTAGCACATATCAAATATATcgcctaggggtagtttccccctcacagggtAAGACAAGAGAtatacctcgctctgaagttccataaccggctcaaAAGCCTCTCTAATGCCTCAAACCGATGCTCATTGATCCAAAACTAgacaaacaatgtgcaaatcaataaaaatatactctatactcataattaatcaatttataataattcccaactccgctcgaaaaatcaataaagtcaaccctcgggacaatgtgtccggattccgaaaatttccgaagataaactttacccataacattgCGGActaaaatatatgatttattcctaattccatgtcaaATTCCGtggtaaaaatctaaaaataccaaactctaggtttttctcttaaaatcccacaattttcataaatattcatattttaatccacatataaaccatgtatttaactcacaagttGTATAAATCACTTACCTAAAGTTTGATGACGAAAATAGCACTCCAAAATCGCCCTAAAGTAGGCTCCCATGGAAGGAATGAGGTGAAAATGAGTAAAACCTCCGAAATATAGCTGCTGCCTAGGTATTAACCATCCGCGATCGCGCAAAatactttgcgatcgcgaagcaaaaCTTTTCTCAGCTCAAAATTTCCCTTCGCGATggcggaaaaccaatcgcgatcgtgaagagcaAGCTACCCAACTCCTCCAAAAAGCCTCTAGTATAATAATCATAACTTTttttacaaaactccaaatgataaatggtttgacTTCTTGAATACTAGACACCAAggcctacaactttcatttttatatcatctccaaattccttatagattgcaagctataagcttccaaagtcagccctgtgcaacagaaatttcttcttcgcggaCGCGGATCTGCCTCCGCGAACGCAATTCACATACCTCGTGCTCCCATTTTCTCTTCATGAACGCAACCCTTTCCAAGCGAATGCGAAGAAAGGCGCACCAGACCTCAGAAAATAGCAGTTCAACATGGCAAAACGACCCATAGACCCTctaaaatacacccgaggccccctggatcccgtctaatcacaccaacaagttccAATACATGACacaaacctgctcgaggccttaaatcacaccaaacaacatcagaactacgaatcgatgatcaaaacctttctttaaactttcaaacttcgacgaacatgtccgaatcatacttaaacatccCGAAATGATGCCACATTTTGCATAcaggtctcaaatcacgatacaaacatattccaaggcttggaaccccaaacggacatcgataacactaaagTCCACCTTAAACCAAACTTCGGAAATTCTAAAACTTTAAAAATgctaactttccacaataagcgtcgAGATGCTCCCgggcgacccgatactcaactcgaacatacgcccaagtccaaaatcaccatacgaacctattggaaccttcaaatcccgattccgagatcgttttcTCAAAAGCCAAACtttagttaattcttccaacttaaagcttccgaaattataATTTTCTATCCGAATCAATACTGAACTTTCCGAAATACAATTCCGACCGCACGTACAAGttataaaacatgaagtgaagttactcaaggcctcaaaccgccgaacgatacgctagagctcaaaatgaccggccgggtcgttacattctcccccacttaaacatacgttcggcctcgaatgtgccaagactgaagatcctcccttttatttagtcaataagccttagagctAAATTTCAACCtccgaatttctctacaagacctgattctaacatacgaacaccgtatcaatctccACTCGCTGAACCCACACATGATCATGCGCCTATGAGAATTGATTCGATATAAACTTTTTGCTCATGCCAATTAATGAACAGGATAACAGCTTCGAGCTCTTCCAACGTTGTTTTGattgtattattatttttctttgattctaTGATTACATCTGGGTTCCCTTATGTACTTCTGTTAGTTTGCGTGACCGATTCTGTGACTGTTGAGTGATCACTCACCTACACGGCTTGATGCTTCGACTGTTATTTATTATCTTCAGTTTTAGCTAAACCATTAGCAATAGATACCGAGCTTATCTCCCGAGCTGCATGTTCATTGCACTTGATTTGCCTTATTCCCCACTTTGAAGGAAACTtgatccaaaaaataatttttaaggttaaagcaattaattttgtattttagGGCACTAACAATCGATTGActcattttttcaaatataaataatatgaaAATGAATAACAATTGGACAAagtaaatagaaaaataaaagaaaagagaaatctTATTGATGTGAGTAAGTCTTCTTCTGTAAAAGCAAAATGTTGAATTGCTAGAAAATTAACAATAAGATTGTGAGAATACGTGAATAGTTTTCAGATGAGGATACAATCTAGGGAATAAGGGGTTTAAATAGCAATCATATTCGTAACGGATTGCCTTGTTCAGCTTCTGCCCGTTATtatcatttattgcatttattaTACGTTATATAATTGATTCGTAACTGATGGCATGATGATGACATATACTGTATAATTcgggattaattaattaatttttattcgTGACTACAAGCGATCCTTTGTACCAGACCCGAGGCTATTCCCTTATGATTAGTTTCGGGACTAATAATTACAATACTAATATATTTACTTCCGAAGGTATATTACACGTCATTCTTCACTTCCTTTGCTGACATGTGTTTGCAATTAATTGATCCACGTAACAAATTTATTTTTCACTAATACACCAACAAAAATAGCAATCAGCCCTCAAAACCCAAAATCGATTTCACCTGCGTTAGTGCAACCTTTGCGCTATAAAACAGTCTCTTGCTTGAACATTCTATGTACTCATCAAACTCTTGTGGGAAGAATTGTATCCAATGAACATACAGTACTGTTATATATACTTTGTATGTTAGATTAAAGCTTGCTAGTACTATTTGACATAGCAAATACGATATCAAAAAATACCGAAAATGAATAGAATGATACCAATAAAAAGAGACTTTAAATTCACTTGTACATAATGaagtaataaaattaatatttaattatcgACCAAGTCGAAAACGAAACCCCACATAAAGTAGGAAAAGTAGATTAAATTAAACTTGGTAACCACAAGAAAATTCCGTTTtgacatcatcaaactcaaaGGTGAGGATTGAGAAGTTCTACTTCTAGAAAAGACGGAGTCTTGAGTCTAGCGGACCCAGTCGTCACATCTTACGCGCCAACGAAGACCCCCAGTGTCACAACACTAAATAGGTATTCCATGTACTACTAATTTCTGAGTGTCACACTCACAAAAAAAGGAGTAAAACTAAATATTCCTTCCTGGTCCTATATATTGGCTGTTTAATAAAtagaatttgttttaaaatatttcagATCTTAAAAGAATAAGAAGCAGtagtatgtattaattttattttcttgcaaaTACTTACTATATAAATTAGTGGAGTTTTCATTAAGTGAAATATTTATTAACaagataaataatattttaaataaatacttttaTGATTAAGTTATTAAATGCCATTTTTAGTAATTTCCAAAAATCTTAAAAGACGACTTAATTGATTTGAGGTACTATTaaataatatacaaaaattatatatgttTAGATTAATTTTTTTTGGCTATAATGTGTAGATTTTCTAATCTAAATTCACACCGCATGAGTAAGTACTTCTTATTAGAATATTTTCAGTCTCAAAACTCGAACCCGAGATATTTAATTAAGAATCCCATACAATTTTTAGTGGTAGTTATAACAAGCTAAGTGAAGTTTCTTTCCAAATAACTCAATATAAAAGGTCAagtctagtttccatcattttcaaATTTATATTTCTTTAGATAATGGTATATATACTCTAATGTTAACTTAGTCCAATCCAATATCTATTTTCGCATATAAAGAAAATCCAAATATCCAAAATCCCCTGATCTTATTTGATGTTAAGCCTTTGCATTCTTAGTATATCCATGATTGGCATCTATTTACCTACTCCTTTcatttgatttaatttgaatgttATAATTTTAATAGTGATTTACACTTTTATTAAATGAATAATATATAACAACAATGACTTAAAAGCATGTTGTTTGCaacaaattatttgtgatacaaaaataaattataatcacaatataaatatgaagaaacataattttattgataaaaagatGCGGGTACAATTCTGTTTGTTCCCTTAATTCTTCTCTCAAGATCGTTCTCCATGATTCGAGGGCTTAACCAGCgtatttctcgaatgtaggatgatgTGAACTTCCTTAGGGTGTATTTGATCTCCATAAAAAGGAAGAACATCCATTGATTACTTCGATGGCTTTGAGAAGGACAATATTTGATGTCTTTGATCTCTTTTTCAATATTCCATGattttttatggaatttcgaGATGCTTTCAAAGGGACTATACGGCCCCTTTTTATAGGTGTAGCTAGGGTTTTGGGTAGAGtactatgagcacgtgatttttgttttcgcgacaatcactccaaaagaaacaaaaataatagcaattggtcttgctgtacaatttttggattttacgtggcatttttgttaGTTATCTGTGATCTTGTCcgtctttatttttatcaaacaaaaaatatgaaaaatatatgtcatgtgtagttgaaccgtaatccggttattaaaaggaaaatcacaaaaaatgcgTCTTTCATTCtattttgtcattaagtgatgttattttaattgtgtgttaattattgtttaATGTTTTATAGCATTATTTGgcattttaattaagaaattaaaaaaaaaaagagttttcggacttgggccagtccaaattaaaacaaaaaggcCCAAACAACCCAATCCAGAAGCCCTGTTTACCCGGTCCAGTTGAGCTGGCCACACaaccgtccaaacgacgtcgttgagCCGCTTTTAATCTGGACTGTTGATCTCAGGacgatcaacggccaagatcacatcccCCATACCCACATACAAACCCGACCCATTACCCGAACCAACCCTGACCCTAAtactaagccaaacgacaccgttcgTTTAAACCTttagatccaggccgttgatctcgattgatctaacggccgagatcaagccatccaccccatatataagctttcctctcataccccaccccctatccaaacacccctccttcgtcctcatccccttcacAGACCCaaaaccccggaaccctagagccgcccccctttcccctcaccaaaaacccggcggcatggacgccggtgacccccaccttaacaccataggaccgcctcaccaccctgaacatggatctgttgtccctttgcctcgaatcaactcctaggttctcgaatcttcctTTGAAGATTCGAACAAAAAACTcaatctacaccaaaccaccccaggtTTATACCAGGCCCTCCTCTGacttccctcgtgaccaaaccatgcttggtttggtccgaatctaaccagggaaacccaaatcccaaatctgccccTTAGGAAACCTAGGAACCCTAAGCCcgatctgtgtccatttgaactagatgattagggtctaatggaccttaatcgaagtgttctcagtagagaacacttcgattaaagtccgttcaaccccaagaaaggtcgattcaaatccgagctagggctttctgatttttcaaggctttaaggtaatttttgttttctttttctttatcagttCATCTTGTCTGTTATAATTGAATGTCTGTTCATATGCCCTAATGTTTTGTTTAAATTTTTGTCGACTGtgttgtccaccttgcccggactTCTGTATTTGGCCAAGTTTTCTCCATTTACTGATCATGTGGATATGTGTAAGCTGTACAATCAATTGAATTTAAATTTGATTGATTAATTAGTCCCCAGTACAACTTTGtttagtcagtacaatttgaatcacacgttgatactgttagatttctgatcattggcttcgattgtatgtgttacaactagtatagtcgagtcgatatacgtcGCCAATTAGTTTAGCTTTgaatgataataatctgattcatgttatgatttttgtgtgaggtCTTGTCTGAATCCAACTGGGAACTAAGTATAGTTGTTTGTGGATTTGAATCAGAAAACATTTATAGTTTAGTTTGTGGTTTTCAGTTCAGCTTGAGTTCTGAATTGATAGCATGTGCACTATAGTGCTTTAATAATTAGAGCAAATGGGACAGCATGGGCTGTCAGGCCACCTTCAGGCTGCCCATACCTTGGTCTTAATTTAAATAAGATGATAAAGGGCTGtcagggaatctcatgggaagggttctacttttaaaagatgagtggaaaaacagcagaAAAAGGGGGGTTCTGATGTGTTTAACAGGCTGTAAATGGCCTAATGCTAGGTTATAAATAGAGAGATCACACGGACAAAGAAGACAGACAGACACATACACAGAGAGATACCACAAAAAACAGGCATATACAGATACACATTGAGGGGGGACATACATAAAAACTGGATTTTGGAAAGGTAGAGACAGTTAGAAaaacacagagagagagagagagagagcaagaGATAGAAAACAtacaaacaaaaatcaaaaattgttcttcctattgttgtttgggttTCACTTGTTTTCAACCTCTTTAATCAATACTGATTCTTCCAAGTCCTAACTGAGGTTACTGGTTGTGTGTTGCATTAGTTTATTCCTGGAtttggtctgtctggagttctgTTTCCACTACACTGCTTGCTACTGTCATTTTGCTACTTTCccatcggctatagttgcatcttgcactggaaTTTGTTCTGCTGTTacctgttgttactgctgctgtttcgtTTGCCACTGTTACTCTactgacttctcttcttcttcaattgtaagcacttCCAGGTACATacttctgaaaccatgtgttgttgaaagcttgaagtttgaagtagaaataaagaaatgaacattgTTTACTTCACAGTACTTGTTTTCAAAGTATAGCAATAGGTTGGATGATAgttagcctgtatttgtttaagttCATTCCAACTGCATTTGCTCTGTATGAAttaatacacatcctaattgagaTGGACTATTAGATGATATTGTTGTTAGATCagatgtatttctatgtgtataTCCATTTGGTTTGATTTAGTGATGACAATATAACATAGAATCATAGCAAGCATCTGTATGTACTCCTGTCTAAACCTCTGAACTGTTCAAATTTGTTATATCCGGTCCCATTTGATTTCaagataaatgtatcccaaacaaattcTCATGTGGTGTTACGTTAATGGGTTAGCCGTGTATGTCGACTCTCTTGttagattccttgtttcgataTAGGTTTGATAATAACTGATATTTGGCATCGGCCCGCCATTTAGACAAAGCGGCTATAAATAAGATTAGCAAGTTCTTTTTACCTATTTTTGAAGCACGAAATAATGCAACaattttgaggaaaactaatTTAATAGGCATGAGTTGGGTAAGATGGTTTGGCGTTTAGATCAAATAAACTCCCAAATGAGCATTAATAATTAAGGTTAATTCCAGCACTAATAGTAGCGGACGATTATTCGTTTGTTCACATAATCATGGGGAATTAATTTAGCTATAGGATGATTAATCATGTTCGGATATATTATTTCATCGTCTTCGATTGGGCTCATAATTTCTAGTAACGTTCCTTTCAATAAGTGCGCGTCTCAATCCAGCATTTAATATGGTATGCCTCTTTTAAGATTGTAACGATTTAGGatttctcttatttttattttttttagaaaacaaaaaaaaatatagaaatgtagtcatgctaagattatccttttaaaaataatgagacgagcctcgccaaataaaaatgcaaattgcggggccctcaataattgatcataataatgcttagaatttgggatggaccgtttagtaaatttcactgccttccctaaagataataaaacgcgttagactctttaggcgtggtttaattaaattacattcttaaattcgggtgcgcatttatgtgacccaaattcaaatctcaacggagtcgaaatgtgttaacaactacgagtgcattgattgtgacgtggttcgagatgcattttcacgacgttgcaattctataaagataaatgataataataaaagcggtttaaacttaacaaaagcacgtaagtcacaacatgtatttaaatcagatatttagcccttataacaatttaagcgaccgtgctagaaccacgggattcgagggtgcctaacaccttccctcgggtcaacagaattccttacttagaatttctggttcgcagacttcatttggaaaagtcgaaaatttcctcgatttgggattcaagataaaccggtgacttgggacaccaaaagccaaacctttcccaagtggcgactctgaattaaataaataatcccatttcgaatattgtcacttaaattggaaaaactccctcgcgcatttttacccttcggggtggggcgcgcaaaaaggaggtgtgacaagtaccCTCCAAGTTAGGGTTTCAGGTATAGCCTCCAAGAAACCTCAATGGACTCTACTTGTAGTATCTTAAAATTAGGATTTTGCTTAAATGTCATATGGATTTGATCCAATAAAATTTTGATGTCTATACATGTATTAGTTAATTTAATGCaattaaatgaaaataaaatatcaCATGAAAACCATTTTAACATTTAACCTCGACGCTTTTATCCTTTTATTATTTCAGATGAATTATACaatgttttttgaattttaatgtAATTAGTCATTAtactttatataaaaaaatattacgtTTCATTAAGAAAAGAACTTTCACCCTGGTGGATTACTTGCTATTAGAATCATATGACAAATATTTATTTACTAAATAATCAAATCCAAGGAGACATTGCTAATTTAAAAAGGGAATAATCTGCTATTCTAACTGAGATAAATATTCTTTAAGATATTAGACTCCGATTCGTTAACTAATAAACTTAATACTCTCATTTGTTAATTGaaaataattttggtttttaCCTCAATTACATGTTGTCTACGTatccacttctttcttcttgtccttcttgagccaagggtctattagaaacagtctctctacctgcattaggtaggggtaagatctgcgtacagaCTATCCTCCTCAGATCCCACCTGTTAGGAtcaaactgggtttgttgttgttgttgttgttgttgtgttatctACGTAAGACTCGTTTTATTTGAGACGTAAGATAGACAACATTTATTACATACTActtgtttttatttcatttagATACCTTACGATTTATTAGTGGAATATATTAATTAGCATCATAATGTAAGGAAAGACTAACAACGTTGAATACTACCAAAAAAATGTGATTGGATAAATGAGATTTCCTATATCTTTAATGAGATATCTCAAATTTTAACTTTGTAATTAATGGAGAAATTCTTAGCAAGATAACACTTCTCCTTTTATGAACTTTACATAATATGACTCTGGATATGAAATGGTTATAGAAAAAACAAGGTCGAGTCACAATCATTAACATCGCCAATTTCTCTTGATAGAGATGCTctactatataatattataataaaCATACCCTTCTCCTTATATTTTAACTTTTCTCTTGTCAATCATATGTTTATTTCATACTCTCCTCTCGTTCTGAGAGAATGACATTATTACTATCTAAATATTATTGCTTATTCAACAttctaaaatattttaattatgaAAGTTAAGCATAATTAGTTTCTCCTATCTTTGATTAGATGTTTCTTGAGCCCTCTACAACCATAGTGTGACTGTCAGCTAAGCTGATTCCACCAAATAGTCCTTAGTTAATCGTCACATCATTTAATCTCCACCCTCAGGTTAAACCTAAAGTAAATCCAACGgacaagatttaacatcaaatattCGTCGTTGAAATTTATGGTACACGTTCTTGATTGGCCCCAGTTCAATTGAAGATGATGCGTGTCCACTGCGTGTGTGTTAGCAAAAGTTGAAACCAAACCCTTATTAGCTTAATTTACGATATTTAGTCACCAATTAGATTAGATTATTTTTTCCATCAAAGTTACTCTATTACCTTTTGAGAATATTTGTTTTTATAATCATTAAAATTTCTCtttcatcattcttcttttttccttttttttaatttccaacaaaccgatatacgcggtccaaaTGAACCACAATATAAAGGCGTATTCCTCCTGTTAGGGTTACACAAACATCCTCTTCTTttgcctttctctttcctttgtccactgaaagaaaaaaaaaatattgaatctGGGATTTTCCAtctattcttatttttatttgatgGCTTCTCTTGGATTTTACGGTTTAAAGAATATTTGGGAATTTTGGTCTTGTTAAGGATAGTGTTGTGTTCCTTTTCGTGAAATCTCTTTTGTCATTTCCCACCATTTCTTCATCTTATTTTAGTGGGTAATATtcttaaagtttgaatcttttgCCTTAGTGTTATTCAGTCTTGAAGGGTTGATCTCTTTTTGATAATTTCTTTTCACTTCCAATTCCTGTTGAAGGTGCGGCTTTTTGGGGGTATGATCCGAATTTCGTGTTTGTCATTTCATTTCTCCTATTTCTACTCTCAACAATTTGTGGGTTGAATTTCAAATTGTCAAAAAAGTTATAAGATTTTCTTTATTGGACTGTTTCATGtgacaaaaaaataacaaaaaatctaTAGAAAATGCCAGTTACAGATTATCAAGGGGCATCAGCATCTTTCACAAATTTTGGAAGGTCACTTTTGAGTATGCGCCGTGATCAGGTGCATTCAATGGAATCTGCTCATGAGGCAACTAGCCAAGAGCTAGAACTTGAATCTTTTCAAAAGCAAGTCGCTGAGCGTTTCAATGAATTAGCTTCTGTTGATTCTGATCAACTGCTTTCGATCCCGTGGATTCGAAAACTCTTGGATGTATTCCTCTGTTGCCAGGAACAATTCAGGTCCATTGTGTTTAATAACACTGCTTACTTGAATAAAGCTCCAATGGACCGTTATATTACTGATTATTTCGATAGGAGTGTGAAGGGTTTGGATGTATGTAACGCGATAAGGGACGGAATTGAGCAGATCAGGCAATGGCAGAAGCAGATGGAGATTGTTTTGTGTGCATTGGAGAATCAGAGGAGTGTTGGTGAAGGTCAATTTCGTCGCGCCAAAAAGGCGTTGGTCGATTTGACTATTGGTATGCTAGACGAAAAGGATTCTAATCCAACTGTTAACCATAGAAACAGATCATTCGGGCGGACCAATACTCAGAATGATCACAAGTCTATGGGGCATTTTAGGTCTTTATCGTGGAGTGTATCGAGGAATTGGTCTGCTGCTAAGCAGCTCCAAGCAATTGGTAATAATTTAGTTGCTCCGAGGAGTAATGAAATTGTTGCTAGTAACGGATTATCTTTGGCTGTTTTTACAATGAGTTATGTGTTGTATTTTGTAATGTGGGCACTTGTGGCTGCAATTCCTTGCCAAGACCGCGGCTTGCAAACACATTTTTATGTGACTAGGCAGTTCGTTTGGGCTGTTCCGATTTTGTCTCTCCACGAGAGGATTTTGGAGGAATC is a genomic window of Nicotiana tabacum cultivar K326 chromosome 16, ASM71507v2, whole genome shotgun sequence containing:
- the LOC107832528 gene encoding protein BYPASS1-LIKE; its protein translation is MPVTDYQGASASFTNFGRSLLSMRRDQVHSMESAHEATSQELELESFQKQVAERFNELASVDSDQLLSIPWIRKLLDVFLCCQEQFRSIVFNNTAYLNKAPMDRYITDYFDRSVKGLDVCNAIRDGIEQIRQWQKQMEIVLCALENQRSVGEGQFRRAKKALVDLTIGMLDEKDSNPTVNHRNRSFGRTNTQNDHKSMGHFRSLSWSVSRNWSAAKQLQAIGNNLVAPRSNEIVASNGLSLAVFTMSYVLYFVMWALVAAIPCQDRGLQTHFYVTRQFVWAVPILSLHERILEESKKRDRRNACGLLKEIQEIEKCTHQMNELIDSVNFPITEEKDGEVKERIHELGLVYDGLKSGLDPLERQVREVFHRIVRSRTEGLDSIVR